Proteins encoded by one window of Cloeon dipterum chromosome 2, ieCloDipt1.1, whole genome shotgun sequence:
- the LOC135937425 gene encoding interaptin-like, whose protein sequence is MRTLLTVLTIYSSCADLTKERDDLKEEQKKLNTTMEQDKTLLKNKEEELKDLKEQLVQKNKTIDNLRENLDNATMQMNLKIELNIAVKEDLKNVTEQLDNNKELLEEKEKQLKDLTEQLVQKNETIDNLRENLNNATVQMIQYKELFEIVEEKLKNSTVDKKDLTAKLEDALEELSREKELAKATEGNLENAVAQEKLLLEEKKEKLNNVTIQLNQEKKLVVDLKEKLKNRTEQLDQKNELIDNLRENLNNATVQMSQDKELLKIVEEKLKNSTKEKNDLTAKLDNATMQITQQNASLTIKDEKLMNLTEDLNQKIKLLGDTEEKIKNATEQLGQVEPLLKDKDKQLKDLTEQLDQKNKLIDNWKDNLDNATVQMSQDKELLKIVEEKLKNSTVEVNNLTAILEELNNMTMQLKQVKELVEGLKENLKNATEQLSQVEALLKEKDEELKDLTEQLDQKNESIDNLRENLENATVQMIQDKELFKIVDEKLKNSTVEVNNLTAKLEEKKEELNNVTMQFKQEKELVEDLTAKLENATVEMIQVKEMIIIKDNNNLTNLTEKLNQKIKLLGDMEEELKHLKEQLNQNVKLLEVVEEKLKNSTLQIAQKSALLEDKEKKLKELTAQLSQEKRLLEVTQIQLENTTAQVKLKDDSLQFVKKKLENANVQLIREQNLSVKLKNEIAQLTCTSNTKNDSRISSSLLPLFPGSKYYLSKQKLSWHMAGQFCKLFGMELAIIESRDENTALHEFISKNILPSSYYWISGTDLGAEGRFYWSGTGKPIQGFTKFNIGEPNNAGDKEHCLEVEFRSHRYDLYWNDYHCEKKNLFICEMKVCGELLNK, encoded by the exons ATGCGGACTCTTTTAACTGTGCTAACAATTTACAGTTCATGTGCAGACTTAACGAAAGAACGGGATGATTTGAAGGAAGAACAGAAAAAACTGAATACCACGATGGAGCAAGACAAAacgttgttaaaaaataaggagGAAGAACTTAAGGACCTGAAGGAACAATTAgtccagaaaaataaaacgatcgACAACTTGAGGGAAAACCTGGACAATGCAACGATGCAAATGAACCTGAAAATTGAGCTTAATATAGCCGTAAAGGAAGACCTGAAAAACGTGACGGAGCAATTAGACAATAACAAAGAGTTGTtagaagaaaaagagaaacaattGAAGGACCTGACGGAACAATTAGtccagaaaaatgaaacgatTGACAACTTGAGGGAAAACCTGAACAATGCAACGGTGCAAATGATCCAGTACAAAGAGTTGTTCGAAATCGTGgaggaaaagctgaaaaactCAACGGTAGATAAAAAAGACTTGACAGCAAAACTGGAAGACGCACTGGAGGAACTGAGTAGAGAAAAAGAATTGGCAAAAGCCACTGAGGGAAACCTGGAAAACGCGGTGGCTcaggaaaaattgttgttagaagaaaagaaggaaaaactgAATAATGTTACGATACAATTAAACCAGGAAAAGAAATTGGTTGTAGacttgaaggaaaaattaaagaacagGACGGAACAATTAgaccagaaaaatgaattgattgaCAACTTGAGGGAAAACCTGAACAATGCAACGGTGCAAATGAGCCAGGACAAAGAGTTGCTCAAAATCGTGgaggaaaagctgaaaaactcaacgaaagaaaaaaacgactTGACAGCAAAACTGGACAACGCAACGATGCAAATAACTCAGCAAAACGCGTCATTAACAATCAAAGACGAAAAGCTGatgaacctgacggaagaTTTAAACCAGAAAATTAAGCTTTTGGGAGACacggaggaaaaaataaagaacgCGACGGAACAATTAGGCCAAGTCGAACCGTTGTTAAAAGACAAAGATAAACAATTGAAGGACCTGACGGAACAGTTAgaccagaaaaataaattgattgacaACTGGAAGGACAACCTGGACAATGCAACGGTGCAAATGAGCCAGGACAAAGAGTTGCTCAAAATCGTGgaggaaaagctgaaaaactCAACGGTAGAAGTAAACAACTTGACAGCAATACTGGAAGAACTGAATAATATGACGATGCAATTAAAACAGGTAAAGGAATTGGTTGAAGGCTTGAAGGAAAATCTAAAGAACGCGACGGAACAATTAAGCCAAGTCGAAGCgttgttaaaagaaaaagatgaaGAACTGAAGGACCTGACGGAACAATTAGACCAGAAAAATGAATCGATTGACAACTTGAGGGAAAACCTGGAAAATGCAACGGTGCAAATGATCCAGGACAAAGAGTTGTTCAAAATCGTGGAtgaaaagctgaaaaactCAACGGTAGAAGTAAACAACTTGACAGCAAAACTGGAAGAAAAGAAGGAAGAACTGAATAATGTGACGATGCAATTCAAACAGGAAAAGGAATTAGTTGAAGACTTGACGGCAAAACTGGAAAATGCAACGGTGGAAATGATTCAGGTCAAAGAGATGATAATCATCAAAGACAATAACAACCTGACGAACCTGACTGAGAAATTAAACCAGAAAATTAAGCTTTTGGGAGACATGGAGGAAGAACTGAAGCACTTGAAGGAACAATTAAATCAGAATGTTAAACTTTTGGAAGTCGTGGAGGAAAAACTAAAGAATTCAACGCTACAAATTGCCCAGAAGAGTGCGTTGTTAGAAGacaaggagaaaaaattgaaggagCTGACGGCCCAATTGAGCCAGGAAAAAAGGTTACTAGAAGTCACGCAGATACAACTCGAAAACACAACAGCGCAGGTGAAATTGAAAGATGATTCATTGCAGTTCGTGAAGAAAAAACTGGAGAACGCAAATGTTCAATTGATCCGGGAACAAAATTTGTCAGTAAAACTGAAGAACGAAATCGCACAATTAACCTGTACCAGTAATACGAAAA atGATTCAAGAATTTCTTCAAGCTTATTGCCCCTTTTCCCGGGATCAAAATATTACCTGAGCAAACAGAAG TTGAGCTGGCACATGGCAGGAcagttttgcaaattattcGGCATGGAGTTGGCTATCATCGAGTCAAGGGATGAAAATACTGCACTCCATGAATTTATCA gTAAGAATATCCTTCCCTCAAGCTACTATTGGATTTCTGGCACAGATTTGGGCGCAGAAGGGAGGTTTTATTGGTCTGGAACAGGAAAACCTATTCAGGGATTCACTAAATTTAACATCGGAGAGCCAAATAATGCTGGAGATAAGGAGCACTGTCTTGAAGTCGAATTTCGTTCACATCGATATGATCTTTATTGGAATGACTATCattgtgaaaagaaaaacttgtttatttgcGAGATGAAAGTTTGTGGTGAActtttaaataagtaa
- the LOC135936480 gene encoding serine/threonine-protein kinase 10-like, with product MAMVQLSLIKEKLDNATEKIGLDKVLLEEKEEKLSELTAQLNLRNEPYIAVKKDVKNATEQLGQEDKKEELKDLTQQLEQKNELMDNLKEKLENATVQINQDNELVEVIRKKLKNVRAQLIRERNLVLNLKNEIAQINRTKDGCENELRAIRKSYAQLSDECQPCPKTTKNDGPVTERIIYSGLPPGTTKSPKKGPGLEPFLIIPERPEDCYSRIKARCQRGRARAASGVQVVSTS from the exons ATGGCAATGGTGCAATTGAGtctaataaaagaaaaactggATAATGCGACAGAGAAAATTGGCCTAGACAAGGTTTTGTTGgaagaaaaggaggaaaaactAAGTGAGCTGACGGCGCAATTGAACCTGAGAAATGAGCCTTACATAGCCGTGAAGAAAGATGTGAAAAACGCAACGGAACAATTAGGCCAAGAAGATAAAAAGGAAGAACTGAAGGACCTGACGCAACAATtagaacagaaaaatgaattgatgGACAACTTgaaggaaaaactggaaaatgcaACGGTGCAAATTAACCAGGACAACGAATTGGTTGAAGTCATAAGGAAAAAACTGAAGAATGTTAGGGCCCAACTGATTCGGGAAAGAAATTTGGTACTAAATCTGAAGAACGAAATTGCACAAATAAACCGTACCAAAGATGGATGTGAAAATGAACTCAGAGCCATTCGTAAAAGTTATGCTCAGCTGAG CGATGAGTGCCAACCTTGTCCCAAAACTACGAAAA atgATGGGCCTGTCACcgaaagaattatttattcggGATTACCGCCCGGGACCACAAAATCACCTAAGAAGGGACCGGGAC TTGAGCCGTTCCTGATCATCCCAGAGAGGCCTGAAGATTGCTATTCACGAATCAAGGCACGATGTCAGCGAGGTCGAGCAAGGGCCGCCAGCGGTGTGCAAGTGGTCAGCACGTCATAG